The genomic stretch TCTTTCTTCGTTTTCGACACGGCTCACCGATGGCGGCGAGGGCCCGTTCGGTTGTTTCTTTCTGACCTACCCGGAGAATCTCGCGCATTCGACGGTGCGCCGCTACCGACGCATCGTCACGTCGTTTCCAGCGAAGGTGCAATCGGGTGACTATTTGCGCGCCGCGGTCGATGTCACCGTGTCCAATATGAGCCTCGTTGGCGCGGGGGTGTCGTCGGACGTCGACTGCCTGAGCGTGGGACAGAACGCGCGTCTCGTGATGAATCTGCCCGTCGGCAATCATCTCCGGCCGGTGCTGGTCACGGTGGAAGTGCGAAACCGGCGCGAACGCGATGTGGGCTTTTTCTACGGCCTCGAATTCGTTCGTATGAGCGAAGAGGTGCGTCACGACATCAAGGACTTCGTGTTCGACAAGCTGTCGATGCTGTAACGCGCCACCTTCATCGCCATTCGACTGATTATTGGCAAGTCATCGCAAAGCGGGACGCAGCGGCTGCCTGATTGGCCATGCTAAGGTGCGTGGCGAATGAGCCAGCAAAGGGCAAGGAGGTCGGATGAATCGTATTTTCATGTCGCGCGAAGACGCGATTCGCCTCGTGCTCGAAGCGTACGACGCCGCGTCCGGCAATCGTTCCGCCACGCTGTTCCGGTCGGTGGGCGAGATATCCGGGCGGGTGGACGCGCTGGGCCGCTTGCTGCTCGACATCCGCGCCGGGCGCCTCGACGAGTTTCAGTTCGAAACCGACAAGTCCCAGCGCATCTTCATCAAGAACTAGTCCATGCCCGCGCAACGCCAGTGAGTTCGCTCACTTGCCGCACAGCAGCAGCAGGCGCTCCTGATCCGAACACGGCCTTCCCGTGACCTTTTGCGTGTTGGCCGCGGCAGCTTGAGGCGCGGCAGTGCCGCCGTTGGCCCGCATTGCCGTGCGCTGGGCCATGCACGCCCTGAGATGCCGTTCAACCGGCGGATAGTACTTCCACCCCTTACCGAGCGCGGGCAGATCGAGCTTGACCTGTTTCCATTTCGGGTGACCGTGTTCCTGCAGATTGTCGAAGTTCGTGCACAGCGAGTCGGCGAAGCGATTCAAATTGCCCACTGTGTCGCGCAAGTTGTAGTCATAGGTCACGAGAAACGCCTTGACCGTCCAGGTGGGCACGTCTTCCTTCAACCAGTTCGGATAGCTCGAGACGCGGATCGTTGCCGGGAAGTAAGTCTGTTTCGCGCGCGCGGTTTCGGGCGCATTCGGATCGACGCGCAGAAAGCGGATCTGCCGCAGCAGGTCGGGATTCATGTCGGTGAACAGCTTCGCGGGCTGCCCGGCGACGATAATCGCCACGTCGATCTTCTTGACGATGAGCGCCGCGAGCGCGTCTTCGTTGCTGAGATGCTGCGCGTTCTGTTCGGGAATCGGCTGATTGAACATCAGGCGATAGAGCGTCGTGGCCGATTGCGCCGTGCCGCTGCCGATCAAGCCCACGCTGATCGTTTTGTCCTTGATCTCGTTGATCGTTTTCATCGGCGAATCATTCCGTACGACGAAATAAATTTCCTCGTCGTAAAGCGGCATGATGAGCCGTAGCGGGCGAATCGTCGTGCCGGCATCCGCGTTGCCGGAATTGGCCATGTCCACATAGGCCTGGTAGACGTCCGACTGCACGAGCGCGAGCTTCACGCCGGGTTCGTAGCGCATGCGCTGGACGTTTTCCGCCGAGCCTTTGGAGGGCAGCACGTCGAGCGCGATGCCGGCCGGTTGCGCGACCCACTTCGACAGGTCTTGCCCGATCTGGATATAGGTACCGCGTTCGGGGCCGGTGGTGATCTTGTAGTGCGCGTCGTCGGCAACTGCGAGCGTCGTGAAGAGCAGGGCGATTAATCCCGTCAATCCCGCCAGTATCGTTTTCAGCATGGTCTCTCTCCCGCTTTGGATGGGATGTGCGGCAGGCTTCAATGTGCAGCTTCGCGATTCTCTGGATTCCTGATCAATGCGCGGGTTGCGCGGGCGCGTTCCGCCACCCTGACTGCACGATCGCGCGCTGCTGGGCCTCGACGCTGTTGTCACCGCTGGCCGGACCGGCCGTGCCGGGAGCGGCGCGGGTCGCGACGACCGCTGGCGCGGCACCGCTCGGCGCAGTCGGAGCCGTGCCCGGCTTCTGCGCGGCCAGCGGCGTCCATCCCGTCTGCAAAATCGCGCGCTCCATCAAGGACTGCGCCTGCGCGCTGCTCGAATCGATTGCGAGCGCATCCGACGCTTGTTGCTGCACGCACGCCCACGCATGCTGCGTGGCGCATTGATCCGCATTTCGCAGCGCGGTGTCGCGCCGTTGCGTGCGGGCGGCGATGTCGCGCTGGATGGCGTGCGCGTCGTCGTTGTCGGCTTCGTGCGCGAGCGCGGCATTGTTGGCGGCAATGGCGCCGGCGAGATTGTTTTCGGCGAGGCTCGCCCGCGCGGCGCGCAAGCTGCTGGGCACGTCGGTAAACGCCGGC from Paraburkholderia acidisoli encodes the following:
- a CDS encoding TAXI family TRAP transporter solute-binding subunit, with amino-acid sequence MLKTILAGLTGLIALLFTTLAVADDAHYKITTGPERGTYIQIGQDLSKWVAQPAGIALDVLPSKGSAENVQRMRYEPGVKLALVQSDVYQAYVDMANSGNADAGTTIRPLRLIMPLYDEEIYFVVRNDSPMKTINEIKDKTISVGLIGSGTAQSATTLYRLMFNQPIPEQNAQHLSNEDALAALIVKKIDVAIIVAGQPAKLFTDMNPDLLRQIRFLRVDPNAPETARAKQTYFPATIRVSSYPNWLKEDVPTWTVKAFLVTYDYNLRDTVGNLNRFADSLCTNFDNLQEHGHPKWKQVKLDLPALGKGWKYYPPVERHLRACMAQRTAMRANGGTAAPQAAAANTQKVTGRPCSDQERLLLLCGK
- a CDS encoding zinc ribbon domain-containing protein, with amino-acid sequence MSAQTIRDQSFPAACKRCGGVLYQVVDFCPYCGTNRPLETVALDPHAKIALGPLGPTPPPSPAATKPAAHRMPDPDHPSVQPDFQHGPYDAGAQTWPTGRRIYTKGILLVAFVLAIAVAAHLLIGGNGGPDDRAHSTGGAISAFLGRHQPDTPPAATDTAAKSATPAFTDVPSSLRAARASLAENNLAGAIAANNAALAHEADNDDAHAIQRDIAARTQRRDTALRNADQCATQHAWACVQQQASDALAIDSSSAQAQSLMERAILQTGWTPLAAQKPGTAPTAPSGAAPAVVATRAAPGTAGPASGDNSVEAQQRAIVQSGWRNAPAQPAH